A genomic segment from Stenotrophomonas maltophilia encodes:
- a CDS encoding efflux RND transporter periplasmic adaptor subunit, with protein sequence MTSPNTTPHRFGHRIAMVGVSILAAAVLAACSGGHAEEAGAPPPPQVSAAPVLVKQVSQWDEFSGRVEAVQSVELRPRVSGYIDKVNYVEGQEVKKGEVLFTIDARSYQAEYDRAAAELARARTQATLARSESERAKRLSEQQAISTETAEQRRAAADQSGAAVQAAQAALDAARLNLEFTKVRAPIDGRAGRAMVTAGNLVTAGDSASVLTTLVSLDTVFVYFDADESTFLRYAQMARKGERPSERDSELPVKVGLSGEEGYPHAGKVDFLDNQVARSTGTIRVRALLDNADRQFTPGLFARVQLLGSGQFQALLIDDKAVLTDQDRKYVYVVDKDGKAQRRDIQLGRTADGLRIVEHGLAAGDKVIIDGVQKVFMPGMPVQAKAVAMQPQAAPPAPGRDATAALNH encoded by the coding sequence ATGACTTCCCCCAATACCACCCCACATCGTTTCGGCCATCGCATCGCGATGGTCGGCGTGTCGATCCTCGCCGCGGCCGTGCTTGCGGCCTGCAGCGGCGGCCATGCCGAAGAAGCCGGTGCACCGCCGCCGCCGCAGGTCAGCGCCGCGCCGGTGCTGGTCAAGCAGGTCAGCCAGTGGGACGAGTTCAGCGGCCGCGTCGAAGCGGTACAGAGCGTTGAACTGCGCCCGCGCGTGTCCGGCTACATCGACAAGGTCAACTATGTCGAAGGCCAGGAAGTGAAGAAGGGCGAAGTGCTCTTCACCATCGACGCACGCAGCTACCAGGCCGAGTACGATCGCGCCGCCGCCGAACTGGCCCGTGCCCGCACCCAGGCCACGCTGGCCCGCAGCGAGTCCGAGCGTGCCAAGCGGCTGTCCGAGCAGCAGGCGATCTCCACCGAGACCGCCGAGCAGCGTCGTGCGGCCGCCGACCAGTCCGGCGCCGCCGTGCAGGCCGCGCAGGCGGCACTGGATGCGGCCCGCCTCAACCTGGAGTTCACCAAGGTGCGTGCGCCGATCGATGGCCGGGCCGGCCGCGCGATGGTCACCGCCGGCAACCTGGTCACCGCCGGCGACAGCGCCAGCGTGCTGACCACGCTGGTCTCGCTGGATACCGTGTTCGTCTACTTCGATGCCGACGAAAGCACCTTCCTGCGCTACGCACAGATGGCACGCAAGGGCGAGCGCCCGAGCGAGCGTGACAGCGAACTGCCGGTGAAGGTCGGCCTGTCCGGCGAAGAGGGCTACCCGCATGCGGGCAAGGTCGACTTCCTCGACAACCAGGTGGCCCGCAGCACCGGCACCATCCGCGTCCGCGCGCTGCTGGACAACGCCGACCGCCAGTTCACGCCGGGCCTGTTCGCCCGTGTGCAGCTGCTCGGCAGCGGCCAGTTCCAGGCGCTGCTGATCGACGACAAGGCCGTGCTGACCGACCAGGACCGCAAGTACGTGTACGTGGTCGACAAGGATGGCAAGGCCCAGCGCCGTGACATCCAGCTCGGCCGCACCGCCGACGGCCTGCGCATTGTCGAGCACGGCCTGGCCGCCGGCGACAAGGTGATCATCGACGGCGTGCAGAAGGTCTTCATGCCGGGCATGCCGGTGCAGGCCAAGGCCGTGGCGATGCAGCCGCAGGCTGCGCCGCCGGCACCGGGCCGTGATGCGACTGCCGCACTGAACCACTGA
- a CDS encoding efflux RND transporter permease subunit, producing the protein MDFSRFFIDRPIFAAVLSIVIFAAGLITIPILPISEYPEVVPPSVVVRTVYPGANPKVIAETVATPLEEAINGVEGMMYLKSVAGSDGVLQMTVTFRPGTDPDAAAVKVQNRVAQAQARLPEDVRRQGVTTQKQSPTFLMVVHLTSPQGKYDTLYLRNYARLHVKDALARIPGVGDAQIFGGGDYAMRAWLDPDKVASRGLTASDVVRAMREQNVQVSAGQLGAEPLPNSQFLTLINAQGRLKTEKEFGDIVLKSGTDGEIVRLADVARLELGAGDYTLRSQLDGKNAVGIGIFQSPGANALEIRDQVISTMDEMQKTMPADVKYEAVYDTTIFVRDSIKAVVSTLLEAIALVVLVVILFLQTWRASIIPLIAVPVSVVGTFAALYLLGFSINTLSLFGLVLAIGIVVDDAIVVVENVERNIEEGLSPTAAAHQAMREVSGPIVAIALVLCAVFVPMAFLSGVTGQFYKQFAVTIAISTVISAINSLTLSPALAARLLKAHGAPKDAPSRLIDRLFGWVFRPFNRFFKSSSEKYERGVARILGRRGAVFVVYAILLVGTGVIFKLVPPGFIPTQDKLYLIAGVKLPEGSSIARTDEMLRKVAKIAQETDGVAHTISFPGLNALQFTNTPNTGVAFIPLKPFAERHGRTAAQINAEINQKIAGLQEGFAFAMMPPPILGLGNGNGYQMFIEDRGNLGYGALQNAVQAMQGTVAQTPGMAFPISSYQANVPQLDAEVDRVKAKAQGVQLTELFDTLQTYLGSAYVNDFNQFGRTWQVIAQADGPYRETVEDIGKLRTRNDRGEMVPIGSMVTIKQTFGPDPVLRFNGYPAADLAGEADPRLLSSAEAMNKLTEIAGKVLPVGMTTEWTDLSYQQATQGKAAFIVFPVAIMLAFLVLAALYESWSLPLAVILIVPMTLLSALFGVWLTGGDNNVFVQVGLVVLMGLACKNAILIVEFARELEMGGKGIVEAALEACRLRLRPIVMTSIAFIAGTVPLVLSHGAGAEVRSVTGITVFAGMLGVTLFGLFLTPVFYVALRKFVTRNGGGQLVQHGEPTIHH; encoded by the coding sequence ATGGACTTTTCCCGTTTCTTCATCGACAGGCCGATCTTCGCGGCGGTGCTGTCGATCGTGATCTTCGCCGCAGGCCTGATCACGATTCCAATCCTGCCGATCAGCGAGTACCCCGAAGTGGTGCCGCCGTCGGTGGTCGTGCGTACGGTGTATCCGGGCGCCAACCCCAAGGTCATTGCCGAGACCGTTGCCACGCCGCTTGAAGAGGCGATCAACGGCGTCGAAGGCATGATGTACCTGAAGTCGGTTGCCGGCTCGGACGGCGTGCTGCAGATGACCGTCACCTTCCGCCCGGGTACCGATCCGGACGCGGCGGCGGTGAAGGTGCAGAACCGCGTGGCGCAGGCGCAGGCGCGCCTGCCCGAGGACGTGCGCCGGCAGGGCGTGACTACGCAGAAGCAGTCGCCGACCTTCCTGATGGTGGTGCACCTGACCTCGCCGCAAGGCAAGTACGACACCCTTTACCTGCGCAACTACGCCCGCCTGCACGTCAAGGATGCGCTGGCGCGTATTCCGGGCGTGGGTGACGCGCAGATCTTCGGTGGCGGCGACTACGCCATGCGCGCCTGGCTGGACCCGGACAAGGTGGCTTCGCGCGGCCTGACCGCCAGCGACGTGGTGCGTGCCATGCGCGAGCAGAACGTGCAGGTTTCGGCCGGCCAGCTCGGCGCCGAACCGTTGCCGAACAGCCAGTTCCTGACCCTGATCAACGCCCAGGGCCGCCTGAAGACCGAAAAGGAATTCGGCGACATCGTGCTCAAAAGCGGCACCGATGGCGAGATCGTGCGCCTGGCCGACGTGGCCCGCCTGGAACTGGGTGCCGGCGACTACACCCTGCGCTCGCAGCTGGATGGCAAGAACGCGGTCGGTATCGGTATCTTCCAGTCGCCGGGTGCCAATGCACTGGAGATCCGTGACCAGGTCATCTCGACGATGGACGAGATGCAGAAGACCATGCCGGCCGACGTCAAGTACGAAGCGGTGTATGACACCACCATCTTCGTGCGCGATTCGATCAAGGCCGTGGTCTCCACGCTGCTGGAAGCGATCGCCCTGGTGGTGCTGGTGGTGATCCTGTTCCTGCAGACCTGGCGTGCGTCGATCATTCCGTTGATCGCGGTGCCGGTGTCGGTGGTGGGTACCTTCGCCGCGCTGTACCTGCTGGGCTTCTCGATCAACACGCTGAGCCTGTTCGGCCTGGTGCTGGCGATCGGCATCGTGGTCGACGACGCGATCGTGGTGGTGGAGAACGTCGAACGCAACATCGAGGAAGGATTGTCCCCCACCGCAGCGGCCCACCAGGCCATGCGCGAGGTCTCCGGCCCGATCGTGGCGATTGCGCTGGTGCTGTGTGCCGTGTTCGTGCCGATGGCCTTCCTGTCCGGCGTTACCGGCCAGTTCTACAAGCAGTTCGCAGTCACCATCGCCATTTCCACGGTGATCTCGGCGATCAACTCGCTGACCCTGTCGCCGGCCCTGGCCGCGCGCCTGCTGAAGGCCCATGGTGCGCCGAAGGATGCGCCGAGCCGTCTGATCGACCGCCTGTTCGGCTGGGTGTTCCGTCCGTTCAACCGCTTCTTCAAGTCCAGCTCGGAGAAGTACGAGCGTGGCGTGGCCCGCATCCTCGGCCGTCGTGGCGCGGTGTTCGTGGTCTACGCGATCCTGCTGGTCGGTACTGGCGTGATCTTCAAGCTGGTGCCGCCGGGCTTCATCCCGACCCAGGACAAGCTGTACCTGATCGCCGGTGTGAAGCTGCCGGAAGGTTCGTCGATCGCGCGCACCGATGAAATGCTGCGCAAGGTCGCCAAGATCGCCCAGGAAACCGATGGCGTGGCCCACACCATCTCGTTCCCGGGTTTGAACGCGCTGCAGTTCACCAACACGCCGAACACCGGTGTGGCGTTCATTCCGCTCAAGCCGTTCGCCGAGCGCCATGGCCGCACCGCCGCGCAGATCAATGCCGAGATCAACCAGAAGATTGCCGGACTGCAGGAAGGCTTTGCCTTCGCGATGATGCCGCCGCCGATCCTCGGCCTGGGCAACGGCAACGGCTACCAGATGTTCATCGAGGACCGTGGCAACCTGGGTTACGGCGCGCTGCAGAATGCGGTGCAGGCGATGCAGGGCACCGTTGCGCAGACGCCGGGCATGGCCTTCCCGATTTCCAGCTACCAGGCCAATGTGCCGCAGCTGGATGCCGAGGTCGACCGCGTCAAGGCCAAGGCACAGGGCGTGCAGCTCACCGAACTGTTCGACACGCTGCAGACCTACCTGGGTTCGGCCTACGTCAACGACTTCAACCAGTTCGGCCGTACCTGGCAGGTGATCGCCCAGGCCGATGGTCCGTACCGCGAGACGGTCGAGGACATCGGCAAGCTGCGTACCCGCAACGACCGCGGCGAGATGGTGCCGATTGGTTCGATGGTCACCATCAAGCAGACCTTCGGCCCGGACCCGGTGCTGCGCTTCAATGGCTACCCGGCAGCGGACCTGGCCGGTGAAGCCGACCCGCGCCTGCTGTCCTCGGCCGAGGCGATGAACAAGCTGACCGAGATCGCCGGCAAGGTGCTGCCGGTGGGCATGACCACCGAATGGACCGACCTGAGCTATCAGCAGGCGACCCAGGGCAAGGCGGCCTTCATCGTCTTCCCGGTGGCGATCATGCTGGCGTTCCTGGTGCTGGCCGCGCTGTACGAGAGCTGGTCGCTGCCGCTGGCGGTGATCCTGATCGTGCCGATGACCCTGCTGTCCGCACTGTTCGGCGTGTGGCTGACCGGTGGCGACAACAACGTGTTCGTGCAGGTCGGCCTGGTGGTGCTGATGGGCCTGGCGTGCAAGAACGCGATCCTGATCGTCGAATTCGCCAGAGAGCTGGAGATGGGCGGCAAGGGCATCGTTGAAGCCGCGCTGGAAGCCTGCCGCCTGCGTCTGCGCCCGATCGTGATGACCTCCATCGCCTTCATCGCCGGCACCGTGCCGCTGGTGCTGTCGCACGGTGCAGGCGCCGAGGTGCGCTCGGTGACCGGTATCACCGTGTTCGCCGGCATGCTGGGCGTGACCCTGTTCGGCCTGTTCCTCACGCCGGTGTTCTACGTGGCCCTGCGCAAGTTCGTCACCCGCAACGGTGGTGGCCAGCTGGTGCAGCACGGCGAGCCGACCATCCACCACTGA